A single region of the Polyodon spathula isolate WHYD16114869_AA chromosome 12, ASM1765450v1, whole genome shotgun sequence genome encodes:
- the LOC121324222 gene encoding exocyst complex component 3-like protein 4 isoform X1: MKEIAQCLDNGFPLRVLRFEIRECESKSQKGVWQYKFQSRHFVMVVKSSTAHSYLKADKALCAVSECVCWIAMDSLADSVKEKATMCSTNPFEDTETLEQVSLQSMENGGENLYSAEKSDVIGKLESELTSVPSDSEQPKSPDGPKSLLKRSSLGRLSSRLLSGLGKDGEGKREQRKSVNEDQSERRKLSGSELISVPNGSEEPKSPDGPKSLLKRSSLGRLSSRLLSGLGKDGEGKQEQRKSVSEDQSECRKLSGPESSVPGDNEEPKSPDGSLPTLKRGGLGRLSSKILSGLRKDGNAKQGLVKAVAEIRAEEVETPLKHKEPEEPLSVMEIHDLINKGVLEEAHIHLLLLKKELDSEASKTVQEGTQSELLRKTKDMELLCGTLRNKLKSIVKDSLNNSQDLLTNAVKIIVEEDKREHDPSYSEASCLKGPQEWKELWREAVQEGVRDRIANVPIAKREDNQSWLAVHLALLGKSIVDDLESVKTMVQKCYPEDFGVCNTYVASSHQEVSSHLQKIMQQKLEVNEWYALLNWTINCYESDKIMGNLVLKPEVNTEGMDPLLDKDTLENMKTNYITGLQVQLKHCLENMLNIESEKNWETKDEPEILNGYYHSEIQIDITEMVHRYVATSREIDTDLEERVLCTCSEELKHFSRHFNNTFMEWRTSSPNSALQKSLSIAYINSFSNIKTEMDKYKEKCPAQIEQLNNELDKVIQDLGATLLADFIQETEPYFKKLMTKRWLSCEDDFEKIMEIIENHSELYKKMKQPCFQKCVNGIHYSAVKGYVTQIMKKNYSCKNRKHERAAAKIKVESEALRSHFDDMGTTSKWLHSAALHLGDIVGVKNKRDIKETIQPLVSDFPDISKEHVSAILYFRGITKGPEKQAILQRLQELKSSPKAIVNRSRLLFGAIVVPKANACLPLT; encoded by the exons ATGAAAGAGATTGCACAATGTTTGGATAATGGTTTTCCCCTGCGTGTATTGAGATTTGAGATTAGAGAATGTGAAAGTAAAAGTCAGAAGGGAGTCTGGCAATACAAGTTCCAAAGCAGACATTTTGTCATGGTGGTTAAATCTTCAACAGCTCACAGCTATCTCAAAGCAGACAAAG CTTTATGTGCAGTGAGTGAGTGTGTTTGTTGGATCGCGATGGATTCACTGGCTGACAGTGTGAAAGAGAAAGCCACGATGTGCAGCACCAATCCCTTTGAAGACACAGAAACCCTGGAGCAAGTTTCATTACAGTCTATGGAAAACGGAGGAGAAAATCTTTACTCAGCAGAGAAGTCTGATGTGATTGGTAAATTAG AATCAGAATTAACTTCAGTTCCAAGTGACAGTGAGCAGCCCAAGAGCCCAGATGGACCAAAATCTCTCTTAAAGAGAAGCAGCCTGGGCAGGCTGAGTTCAAGGCTACTCTCGGGACTTGGGAAGGATGGGGAGGGGAAACGAGAGCAGCGAAAATCTGTCAATGAAGATCAGTCTGAACGCAGGAAACTCTCAG GATCAGAATTAATTTCGGTTCCAAATGGCAGTGAGGAGCCCAAGAGCCCAGATGGACCAAAATCTCTCTTAAAGAGAAGCAGCCTGGGCAGGCTGAGTTCAAGGCTACTCTCGGGACTTGGGAAGGATGGGGAGGGGAAACAAGAGCAGCGAAAATCTGTCAGTGAAGATCAGTCTGAATGCAGGAAACTCTCAG GACCAGAATCATCAGTCCCAGGTGACAATGAGGAGCCCAAAAGTCCAGATGGATCTTTGCCTACATTGAAGAGAGGAGGTCTGGGCAGGCTGAGCTCAAAGATACTGTCTGGGCTCAGAAAGGATGGGAATGCTAAGCAAGGCCTGGTGAAAGCTGTTGCTGAAATAAGAGCAGAGGAAGTTGAAACGCCACTTAAACATAAAGAACCTGAAGAGCCCCTGTCAG TCATGGAAATCCATGATCTAATTAACAAGGGAGTCCTAGAAGAAGCTCATATACATCTACTGCTGCTGAAAAAGGAGCTGGATTCAGAGGCGTCAAAGACCGTGCAAGAAGGCACTCAGTCAGAACTGTTAAGGAAAACGAAGGACATGGAGCTGCTCTGTGGCACGCTCAGGAATAAGCTGAAATCTATCGTGAAAGACTCGCTGAACAACTCGCAAGATCTTCTGACCAATGCTGTCAAAATAATAGTAGAGGAGGACAAGCGAGAACACGATCCGTCCTATTCTGAAGCCAGCTGTCTCAAAGGGCCCCAGGAATGGAAGGAGCTGTGGAGAGAGGCTGTGCAAGAAGGCGTGCGGGACCGAATTGCCAACGTCCCCATCGCAAAAAGAGAGGACAACCAGTCGTGGCTGGCTGTGCACTTAGCGCTCCTCGGGAAGTCTATCGTTGATGATTTGGAGAGTGTGAAGACCATGGTACAAAAGTGCTACCCAGAGGACTTTGGCGTGTGCAACACTTACGTGGCAAGCTCTCATCAAGAAGTTTCTTCACACTTGCAAAAGATCATGCAGCAAAAGCTTGAAGTGAACGAATGGTATGCCCTTTTGAACTGGACGATCAACTGCTATGAAAG TGATAAAATAATGGGGAACCTTGTTTTGAAACCAGAAGTAAACACTGAAGGTATGGATCCTTTATTAGATAAAGATACATTGGAAAACATGAAGACAAATTACATCACTGGGCTGCAG gtgCAACTGAAACACTGTTTGGAGAATATGTTAAACATTGAATCAGAAAAAAACTGGGAAACCAAAGATGAGCCTGAGATACTGAATGGCTATTACCATTCAGAAATACAGATCGATATAACCGAG ATGGTTCACAGGTATGTTGCGACTTCACGAGAAATCGACACAGACTTGGAAGAGAGGGTTCTGTGCACCTGCTCAGAGGAGCTGAAACATTTCTCACGACA cttcaacaacactttCATGGAATGGAGAACTTCCTCCCCAAACTCTGCATTACAAAAGAGTCTCTCCATTGCTTACATTAACAGCTTCAGCAACATCAA AACTGAAATGGACAAATACAAAGAGAAATGCCCGGCACAGATAGAGCAATTGAACAACGAGCTGGACAAAGTGATCCAGGACTTGGGAGCAACGCTACTAGCTGATTTTATAcaggagacggag cCATATTTTAAGAAATTAATGACAAAGAGGTGGCTTTCGTGTGAGGATGATTTTGAAAAGATAATGGAGATTATTGAAAATCATTCCgagctttacaagaaaatgaAGCAGCCCTGTTTTCAG AAGTGTGTGAATGGCATCCACTACAGTGCTGTGAAGGGATACGTCACACAGATAATGAAGAAGAATTATTCttgcaaaaacagaaaacacgaGCGAGCGGCAGCCAAGATAAAGGTGGAGTCGGAGGCTCTCCGGAGTCACTTTGATGACATG ggtaccACTTCGAAATGGCTTCACTCCGCGGCACTGCATCTCGGTGAC
- the LOC121324222 gene encoding exocyst complex component 3-like protein 4 isoform X3, with the protein MKEIAQCLDNGFPLRVLRFEIRECESKSQKGVWQYKFQSRHFVMVVKSSTAHSYLKADKVSECVCWIAMDSLADSVKEKATMCSTNPFEDTETLEQVSLQSMENGGENLYSAEKSDVIGKLESELTSVPSDSEQPKSPDGPKSLLKRSSLGRLSSRLLSGLGKDGEGKREQRKSVNEDQSERRKLSGSELISVPNGSEEPKSPDGPKSLLKRSSLGRLSSRLLSGLGKDGEGKQEQRKSVSEDQSECRKLSGPESSVPGDNEEPKSPDGSLPTLKRGGLGRLSSKILSGLRKDGNAKQGLVKAVAEIRAEEVETPLKHKEPEEPLSVMEIHDLINKGVLEEAHIHLLLLKKELDSEASKTVQEGTQSELLRKTKDMELLCGTLRNKLKSIVKDSLNNSQDLLTNAVKIIVEEDKREHDPSYSEASCLKGPQEWKELWREAVQEGVRDRIANVPIAKREDNQSWLAVHLALLGKSIVDDLESVKTMVQKCYPEDFGVCNTYVASSHQEVSSHLQKIMQQKLEVNEWYALLNWTINCYESDKIMGNLVLKPEVNTEGMDPLLDKDTLENMKTNYITGLQVQLKHCLENMLNIESEKNWETKDEPEILNGYYHSEIQIDITEMVHRYVATSREIDTDLEERVLCTCSEELKHFSRHFNNTFMEWRTSSPNSALQKSLSIAYINSFSNIKTEMDKYKEKCPAQIEQLNNELDKVIQDLGATLLADFIQETEPYFKKLMTKRWLSCEDDFEKIMEIIENHSELYKKMKQPCFQKCVNGIHYSAVKGYVTQIMKKNYSCKNRKHERAAAKIKVESEALRSHFDDMGTTSKWLHSAALHLGDIVGVKNKRDIKETIQPLVSDFPDISKEHVSAILYFRGITKGPEKQAILQRLQELKSSPKAIVNRSRLLFGAIVVPKANACLPLT; encoded by the exons ATGAAAGAGATTGCACAATGTTTGGATAATGGTTTTCCCCTGCGTGTATTGAGATTTGAGATTAGAGAATGTGAAAGTAAAAGTCAGAAGGGAGTCTGGCAATACAAGTTCCAAAGCAGACATTTTGTCATGGTGGTTAAATCTTCAACAGCTCACAGCTATCTCAAAGCAGACAAAG TGAGTGAGTGTGTTTGTTGGATCGCGATGGATTCACTGGCTGACAGTGTGAAAGAGAAAGCCACGATGTGCAGCACCAATCCCTTTGAAGACACAGAAACCCTGGAGCAAGTTTCATTACAGTCTATGGAAAACGGAGGAGAAAATCTTTACTCAGCAGAGAAGTCTGATGTGATTGGTAAATTAG AATCAGAATTAACTTCAGTTCCAAGTGACAGTGAGCAGCCCAAGAGCCCAGATGGACCAAAATCTCTCTTAAAGAGAAGCAGCCTGGGCAGGCTGAGTTCAAGGCTACTCTCGGGACTTGGGAAGGATGGGGAGGGGAAACGAGAGCAGCGAAAATCTGTCAATGAAGATCAGTCTGAACGCAGGAAACTCTCAG GATCAGAATTAATTTCGGTTCCAAATGGCAGTGAGGAGCCCAAGAGCCCAGATGGACCAAAATCTCTCTTAAAGAGAAGCAGCCTGGGCAGGCTGAGTTCAAGGCTACTCTCGGGACTTGGGAAGGATGGGGAGGGGAAACAAGAGCAGCGAAAATCTGTCAGTGAAGATCAGTCTGAATGCAGGAAACTCTCAG GACCAGAATCATCAGTCCCAGGTGACAATGAGGAGCCCAAAAGTCCAGATGGATCTTTGCCTACATTGAAGAGAGGAGGTCTGGGCAGGCTGAGCTCAAAGATACTGTCTGGGCTCAGAAAGGATGGGAATGCTAAGCAAGGCCTGGTGAAAGCTGTTGCTGAAATAAGAGCAGAGGAAGTTGAAACGCCACTTAAACATAAAGAACCTGAAGAGCCCCTGTCAG TCATGGAAATCCATGATCTAATTAACAAGGGAGTCCTAGAAGAAGCTCATATACATCTACTGCTGCTGAAAAAGGAGCTGGATTCAGAGGCGTCAAAGACCGTGCAAGAAGGCACTCAGTCAGAACTGTTAAGGAAAACGAAGGACATGGAGCTGCTCTGTGGCACGCTCAGGAATAAGCTGAAATCTATCGTGAAAGACTCGCTGAACAACTCGCAAGATCTTCTGACCAATGCTGTCAAAATAATAGTAGAGGAGGACAAGCGAGAACACGATCCGTCCTATTCTGAAGCCAGCTGTCTCAAAGGGCCCCAGGAATGGAAGGAGCTGTGGAGAGAGGCTGTGCAAGAAGGCGTGCGGGACCGAATTGCCAACGTCCCCATCGCAAAAAGAGAGGACAACCAGTCGTGGCTGGCTGTGCACTTAGCGCTCCTCGGGAAGTCTATCGTTGATGATTTGGAGAGTGTGAAGACCATGGTACAAAAGTGCTACCCAGAGGACTTTGGCGTGTGCAACACTTACGTGGCAAGCTCTCATCAAGAAGTTTCTTCACACTTGCAAAAGATCATGCAGCAAAAGCTTGAAGTGAACGAATGGTATGCCCTTTTGAACTGGACGATCAACTGCTATGAAAG TGATAAAATAATGGGGAACCTTGTTTTGAAACCAGAAGTAAACACTGAAGGTATGGATCCTTTATTAGATAAAGATACATTGGAAAACATGAAGACAAATTACATCACTGGGCTGCAG gtgCAACTGAAACACTGTTTGGAGAATATGTTAAACATTGAATCAGAAAAAAACTGGGAAACCAAAGATGAGCCTGAGATACTGAATGGCTATTACCATTCAGAAATACAGATCGATATAACCGAG ATGGTTCACAGGTATGTTGCGACTTCACGAGAAATCGACACAGACTTGGAAGAGAGGGTTCTGTGCACCTGCTCAGAGGAGCTGAAACATTTCTCACGACA cttcaacaacactttCATGGAATGGAGAACTTCCTCCCCAAACTCTGCATTACAAAAGAGTCTCTCCATTGCTTACATTAACAGCTTCAGCAACATCAA AACTGAAATGGACAAATACAAAGAGAAATGCCCGGCACAGATAGAGCAATTGAACAACGAGCTGGACAAAGTGATCCAGGACTTGGGAGCAACGCTACTAGCTGATTTTATAcaggagacggag cCATATTTTAAGAAATTAATGACAAAGAGGTGGCTTTCGTGTGAGGATGATTTTGAAAAGATAATGGAGATTATTGAAAATCATTCCgagctttacaagaaaatgaAGCAGCCCTGTTTTCAG AAGTGTGTGAATGGCATCCACTACAGTGCTGTGAAGGGATACGTCACACAGATAATGAAGAAGAATTATTCttgcaaaaacagaaaacacgaGCGAGCGGCAGCCAAGATAAAGGTGGAGTCGGAGGCTCTCCGGAGTCACTTTGATGACATG ggtaccACTTCGAAATGGCTTCACTCCGCGGCACTGCATCTCGGTGAC
- the LOC121324222 gene encoding exocyst complex component 3-like protein 4 isoform X5 — MDSLADSVKEKATMCSTNPFEDTETLEQVSLQSMENGGENLYSAEKSDVIGKLESELTSVPSDSEQPKSPDGPKSLLKRSSLGRLSSRLLSGLGKDGEGKREQRKSVNEDQSERRKLSGSELISVPNGSEEPKSPDGPKSLLKRSSLGRLSSRLLSGLGKDGEGKQEQRKSVSEDQSECRKLSGPESSVPGDNEEPKSPDGSLPTLKRGGLGRLSSKILSGLRKDGNAKQGLVKAVAEIRAEEVETPLKHKEPEEPLSVMEIHDLINKGVLEEAHIHLLLLKKELDSEASKTVQEGTQSELLRKTKDMELLCGTLRNKLKSIVKDSLNNSQDLLTNAVKIIVEEDKREHDPSYSEASCLKGPQEWKELWREAVQEGVRDRIANVPIAKREDNQSWLAVHLALLGKSIVDDLESVKTMVQKCYPEDFGVCNTYVASSHQEVSSHLQKIMQQKLEVNEWYALLNWTINCYESDKIMGNLVLKPEVNTEGMDPLLDKDTLENMKTNYITGLQVQLKHCLENMLNIESEKNWETKDEPEILNGYYHSEIQIDITEMVHRYVATSREIDTDLEERVLCTCSEELKHFSRHFNNTFMEWRTSSPNSALQKSLSIAYINSFSNIKTEMDKYKEKCPAQIEQLNNELDKVIQDLGATLLADFIQETEPYFKKLMTKRWLSCEDDFEKIMEIIENHSELYKKMKQPCFQKCVNGIHYSAVKGYVTQIMKKNYSCKNRKHERAAAKIKVESEALRSHFDDMGTTSKWLHSAALHLGDIVGVKNKRDIKETIQPLVSDFPDISKEHVSAILYFRGITKGPEKQAILQRLQELKSSPKAIVNRSRLLFGAIVVPKANACLPLT; from the exons ATGGATTCACTGGCTGACAGTGTGAAAGAGAAAGCCACGATGTGCAGCACCAATCCCTTTGAAGACACAGAAACCCTGGAGCAAGTTTCATTACAGTCTATGGAAAACGGAGGAGAAAATCTTTACTCAGCAGAGAAGTCTGATGTGATTGGTAAATTAG AATCAGAATTAACTTCAGTTCCAAGTGACAGTGAGCAGCCCAAGAGCCCAGATGGACCAAAATCTCTCTTAAAGAGAAGCAGCCTGGGCAGGCTGAGTTCAAGGCTACTCTCGGGACTTGGGAAGGATGGGGAGGGGAAACGAGAGCAGCGAAAATCTGTCAATGAAGATCAGTCTGAACGCAGGAAACTCTCAG GATCAGAATTAATTTCGGTTCCAAATGGCAGTGAGGAGCCCAAGAGCCCAGATGGACCAAAATCTCTCTTAAAGAGAAGCAGCCTGGGCAGGCTGAGTTCAAGGCTACTCTCGGGACTTGGGAAGGATGGGGAGGGGAAACAAGAGCAGCGAAAATCTGTCAGTGAAGATCAGTCTGAATGCAGGAAACTCTCAG GACCAGAATCATCAGTCCCAGGTGACAATGAGGAGCCCAAAAGTCCAGATGGATCTTTGCCTACATTGAAGAGAGGAGGTCTGGGCAGGCTGAGCTCAAAGATACTGTCTGGGCTCAGAAAGGATGGGAATGCTAAGCAAGGCCTGGTGAAAGCTGTTGCTGAAATAAGAGCAGAGGAAGTTGAAACGCCACTTAAACATAAAGAACCTGAAGAGCCCCTGTCAG TCATGGAAATCCATGATCTAATTAACAAGGGAGTCCTAGAAGAAGCTCATATACATCTACTGCTGCTGAAAAAGGAGCTGGATTCAGAGGCGTCAAAGACCGTGCAAGAAGGCACTCAGTCAGAACTGTTAAGGAAAACGAAGGACATGGAGCTGCTCTGTGGCACGCTCAGGAATAAGCTGAAATCTATCGTGAAAGACTCGCTGAACAACTCGCAAGATCTTCTGACCAATGCTGTCAAAATAATAGTAGAGGAGGACAAGCGAGAACACGATCCGTCCTATTCTGAAGCCAGCTGTCTCAAAGGGCCCCAGGAATGGAAGGAGCTGTGGAGAGAGGCTGTGCAAGAAGGCGTGCGGGACCGAATTGCCAACGTCCCCATCGCAAAAAGAGAGGACAACCAGTCGTGGCTGGCTGTGCACTTAGCGCTCCTCGGGAAGTCTATCGTTGATGATTTGGAGAGTGTGAAGACCATGGTACAAAAGTGCTACCCAGAGGACTTTGGCGTGTGCAACACTTACGTGGCAAGCTCTCATCAAGAAGTTTCTTCACACTTGCAAAAGATCATGCAGCAAAAGCTTGAAGTGAACGAATGGTATGCCCTTTTGAACTGGACGATCAACTGCTATGAAAG TGATAAAATAATGGGGAACCTTGTTTTGAAACCAGAAGTAAACACTGAAGGTATGGATCCTTTATTAGATAAAGATACATTGGAAAACATGAAGACAAATTACATCACTGGGCTGCAG gtgCAACTGAAACACTGTTTGGAGAATATGTTAAACATTGAATCAGAAAAAAACTGGGAAACCAAAGATGAGCCTGAGATACTGAATGGCTATTACCATTCAGAAATACAGATCGATATAACCGAG ATGGTTCACAGGTATGTTGCGACTTCACGAGAAATCGACACAGACTTGGAAGAGAGGGTTCTGTGCACCTGCTCAGAGGAGCTGAAACATTTCTCACGACA cttcaacaacactttCATGGAATGGAGAACTTCCTCCCCAAACTCTGCATTACAAAAGAGTCTCTCCATTGCTTACATTAACAGCTTCAGCAACATCAA AACTGAAATGGACAAATACAAAGAGAAATGCCCGGCACAGATAGAGCAATTGAACAACGAGCTGGACAAAGTGATCCAGGACTTGGGAGCAACGCTACTAGCTGATTTTATAcaggagacggag cCATATTTTAAGAAATTAATGACAAAGAGGTGGCTTTCGTGTGAGGATGATTTTGAAAAGATAATGGAGATTATTGAAAATCATTCCgagctttacaagaaaatgaAGCAGCCCTGTTTTCAG AAGTGTGTGAATGGCATCCACTACAGTGCTGTGAAGGGATACGTCACACAGATAATGAAGAAGAATTATTCttgcaaaaacagaaaacacgaGCGAGCGGCAGCCAAGATAAAGGTGGAGTCGGAGGCTCTCCGGAGTCACTTTGATGACATG ggtaccACTTCGAAATGGCTTCACTCCGCGGCACTGCATCTCGGTGAC
- the LOC121324222 gene encoding exocyst complex component 3-like protein 4 isoform X4 gives MKEIAQCLDNGFPLRVLRFEIRECESKSQKGVWQYKFQSRHFVMVVKSSTAHSYLKADKALCAVSECVCWIAMDSLADSVKEKATMCSTNPFEDTETLEQVSLQSMENGGENLYSAEKSDVIGKLESELTSVPSDSEQPKSPDGPKSLLKRSSLGRLSSRLLSGLGKDGEGKREQRKSVNEDQSERRKLSGPESSVPGDNEEPKSPDGSLPTLKRGGLGRLSSKILSGLRKDGNAKQGLVKAVAEIRAEEVETPLKHKEPEEPLSVMEIHDLINKGVLEEAHIHLLLLKKELDSEASKTVQEGTQSELLRKTKDMELLCGTLRNKLKSIVKDSLNNSQDLLTNAVKIIVEEDKREHDPSYSEASCLKGPQEWKELWREAVQEGVRDRIANVPIAKREDNQSWLAVHLALLGKSIVDDLESVKTMVQKCYPEDFGVCNTYVASSHQEVSSHLQKIMQQKLEVNEWYALLNWTINCYESDKIMGNLVLKPEVNTEGMDPLLDKDTLENMKTNYITGLQVQLKHCLENMLNIESEKNWETKDEPEILNGYYHSEIQIDITEMVHRYVATSREIDTDLEERVLCTCSEELKHFSRHFNNTFMEWRTSSPNSALQKSLSIAYINSFSNIKTEMDKYKEKCPAQIEQLNNELDKVIQDLGATLLADFIQETEPYFKKLMTKRWLSCEDDFEKIMEIIENHSELYKKMKQPCFQKCVNGIHYSAVKGYVTQIMKKNYSCKNRKHERAAAKIKVESEALRSHFDDMGTTSKWLHSAALHLGDIVGVKNKRDIKETIQPLVSDFPDISKEHVSAILYFRGITKGPEKQAILQRLQELKSSPKAIVNRSRLLFGAIVVPKANACLPLT, from the exons ATGAAAGAGATTGCACAATGTTTGGATAATGGTTTTCCCCTGCGTGTATTGAGATTTGAGATTAGAGAATGTGAAAGTAAAAGTCAGAAGGGAGTCTGGCAATACAAGTTCCAAAGCAGACATTTTGTCATGGTGGTTAAATCTTCAACAGCTCACAGCTATCTCAAAGCAGACAAAG CTTTATGTGCAGTGAGTGAGTGTGTTTGTTGGATCGCGATGGATTCACTGGCTGACAGTGTGAAAGAGAAAGCCACGATGTGCAGCACCAATCCCTTTGAAGACACAGAAACCCTGGAGCAAGTTTCATTACAGTCTATGGAAAACGGAGGAGAAAATCTTTACTCAGCAGAGAAGTCTGATGTGATTGGTAAATTAG AATCAGAATTAACTTCAGTTCCAAGTGACAGTGAGCAGCCCAAGAGCCCAGATGGACCAAAATCTCTCTTAAAGAGAAGCAGCCTGGGCAGGCTGAGTTCAAGGCTACTCTCGGGACTTGGGAAGGATGGGGAGGGGAAACGAGAGCAGCGAAAATCTGTCAATGAAGATCAGTCTGAACGCAGGAAACTCTCAG GACCAGAATCATCAGTCCCAGGTGACAATGAGGAGCCCAAAAGTCCAGATGGATCTTTGCCTACATTGAAGAGAGGAGGTCTGGGCAGGCTGAGCTCAAAGATACTGTCTGGGCTCAGAAAGGATGGGAATGCTAAGCAAGGCCTGGTGAAAGCTGTTGCTGAAATAAGAGCAGAGGAAGTTGAAACGCCACTTAAACATAAAGAACCTGAAGAGCCCCTGTCAG TCATGGAAATCCATGATCTAATTAACAAGGGAGTCCTAGAAGAAGCTCATATACATCTACTGCTGCTGAAAAAGGAGCTGGATTCAGAGGCGTCAAAGACCGTGCAAGAAGGCACTCAGTCAGAACTGTTAAGGAAAACGAAGGACATGGAGCTGCTCTGTGGCACGCTCAGGAATAAGCTGAAATCTATCGTGAAAGACTCGCTGAACAACTCGCAAGATCTTCTGACCAATGCTGTCAAAATAATAGTAGAGGAGGACAAGCGAGAACACGATCCGTCCTATTCTGAAGCCAGCTGTCTCAAAGGGCCCCAGGAATGGAAGGAGCTGTGGAGAGAGGCTGTGCAAGAAGGCGTGCGGGACCGAATTGCCAACGTCCCCATCGCAAAAAGAGAGGACAACCAGTCGTGGCTGGCTGTGCACTTAGCGCTCCTCGGGAAGTCTATCGTTGATGATTTGGAGAGTGTGAAGACCATGGTACAAAAGTGCTACCCAGAGGACTTTGGCGTGTGCAACACTTACGTGGCAAGCTCTCATCAAGAAGTTTCTTCACACTTGCAAAAGATCATGCAGCAAAAGCTTGAAGTGAACGAATGGTATGCCCTTTTGAACTGGACGATCAACTGCTATGAAAG TGATAAAATAATGGGGAACCTTGTTTTGAAACCAGAAGTAAACACTGAAGGTATGGATCCTTTATTAGATAAAGATACATTGGAAAACATGAAGACAAATTACATCACTGGGCTGCAG gtgCAACTGAAACACTGTTTGGAGAATATGTTAAACATTGAATCAGAAAAAAACTGGGAAACCAAAGATGAGCCTGAGATACTGAATGGCTATTACCATTCAGAAATACAGATCGATATAACCGAG ATGGTTCACAGGTATGTTGCGACTTCACGAGAAATCGACACAGACTTGGAAGAGAGGGTTCTGTGCACCTGCTCAGAGGAGCTGAAACATTTCTCACGACA cttcaacaacactttCATGGAATGGAGAACTTCCTCCCCAAACTCTGCATTACAAAAGAGTCTCTCCATTGCTTACATTAACAGCTTCAGCAACATCAA AACTGAAATGGACAAATACAAAGAGAAATGCCCGGCACAGATAGAGCAATTGAACAACGAGCTGGACAAAGTGATCCAGGACTTGGGAGCAACGCTACTAGCTGATTTTATAcaggagacggag cCATATTTTAAGAAATTAATGACAAAGAGGTGGCTTTCGTGTGAGGATGATTTTGAAAAGATAATGGAGATTATTGAAAATCATTCCgagctttacaagaaaatgaAGCAGCCCTGTTTTCAG AAGTGTGTGAATGGCATCCACTACAGTGCTGTGAAGGGATACGTCACACAGATAATGAAGAAGAATTATTCttgcaaaaacagaaaacacgaGCGAGCGGCAGCCAAGATAAAGGTGGAGTCGGAGGCTCTCCGGAGTCACTTTGATGACATG ggtaccACTTCGAAATGGCTTCACTCCGCGGCACTGCATCTCGGTGAC